CTTGGCCGGCCCGCTGCCGTTGTAGGAGAAATCCATGCGCCCATACAGGTGCGGGTGGCCTTCGAGCCATGAAGTGCGAACCATGTCGTAGAAGGGCGCGGGAATGCTCAGGCGCTCCAGCAACTCCTCGCTCTGAACCACGCGGGCCACCAGATCCATGCACATCTCATGAATCTCGGTGGTCGGGTCTTCGAGATCGTTCTCGATCTGTTTGAGCGTGAACTGGTAATACGCGCTCTCGTCCCAATAGGGTTCGTCGTCGATGGTATGGAACAGAAAGCCAAGACTTTCGGCCGTCTGTTTCCAGTCATGACGCTCTGCGCAGAGGATCTTCTTCATGGTGCTCGTTCCTTAACTGCTCGATCGGCCAGCGCTGCTCGAACCGCCCCAACCGCTGCGGGCACTGGCTTTGCTGCCGAAGCCGCCACGGGAGGTGGACGAGTCCACGGACATCGGCTTGCTGGCGGAGGTGCGGATCGAGTCGGTGTAGCTGCTGCCGTACCTCGCCTGATTGGACTTGGTAAAGGTCGAGCCTTTCGCAATCCGTTGACCAAGCGTTGAGGAGCCGTAGTTACCGCGATCATCGCGGTAGCGGTAGACCGGCTGGGAGTAATAGCTGTTGCGGTTGCTGCTCAGCATGTTGCCGATCAGCAGTCCGGTCAGGAGGCTGGTGCCGGAGAACCCGGAGCCTCCACTGTTCGCTTCCGAGGCGGGCAATTGAGCCTTGGCCGCGTCCACCTGGGATTGCGTCACCTCGCCATCGGCGGTCAGTTCGAAACCACCCAGCTTGGGGATGAACTTGCCGGCGGAATCCTGCTGGCACCAGTCGGCGACAAAGTCGGCATCGCAATCGGCCTGGGTGTCGTACACCGGCGCGATGCGGCGATGCTCAGCCATGGCGCTCATGTAGGCGTCAGAGCAGACGTCTACCGGAAGTTTTT
This genomic stretch from Pseudomonas wuhanensis harbors:
- a CDS encoding DUF1190 domain-containing protein codes for the protein MKRSKYVQLSLAASVAMAISGCGQAEKTYPVQKKYNFQSVQQCADEKLPVDVCSDAYMSAMAEHRRIAPVYDTQADCDADFVADWCQQDSAGKFIPKLGGFELTADGEVTQSQVDAAKAQLPASEANSGGSGFSGTSLLTGLLIGNMLSSNRNSYYSQPVYRYRDDRGNYGSSTLGQRIAKGSTFTKSNQARYGSSYTDSIRTSASKPMSVDSSTSRGGFGSKASARSGWGGSSSAGRSSS